The following coding sequences lie in one Spirosoma sp. KUDC1026 genomic window:
- a CDS encoding outer membrane beta-barrel protein, with product MNTTFFSIILLLTTLVTAVAQPIDRGTVRGQVGAETGKPLEFTTMMLVKAADSTLVKGAISDDAGKYIFENVGAGNYRVIAQQMGFRKTYSNSFVISEVQPAVEVPKLVMIDESKSLAEVNVVAKKPFIEQQVDRTVVNVENSIVSSGNTALEVLEKAPGITIDRQNDQIQLKGKSGVVVYIDGKQTYLSQQEISNLLKNTPNDNIASIEIISNPGSKYDAAGNSGIINIKMKKNKNFGTNGSVILNTGYGWVRDLNGNLLNRPKYGTTLNLNHREGKLNVFGNYSYADRYSNNSNEIGRSIPYNGKTTYFDQRSFRPSEFVGHSYKAGLDYFVSKKSTVGVLVNGFRNDWRSAGVNETFIRNDAYQLTSRPVTKTDAQELLSNVTSNLNYKYEFDGKGREWTVDADYVHYNGRNSNNLNTIYYTPDNGVTRPNQDVRNSMPSTISIMAFKTDYVHPTKNGKWEAGLKSSFVNADNNTIYDTLRQEGSQWVFDASRSNHFKYDENINAGYVNYAGKLGSKTKVQAGLRAEHTHSIGHSITLDQRVEREYLNFFPTLFLSRQLDSNNVLNLSYSRRIQRPDYQNLNPFVFYLDPYTYQQGNPFLRPQYTNSVELSYTHKNAIITTLGVSRTTDFINDETPRQIPEKNITYVTPENQGMQDNINLGVSFPLPVTKWWQMQTNISTYYSHYQTFYSGTPYEVKLVAYNLYSSNNFTLSKTLSAELSAWYNSASQYGFYRARPQGAFSLGVQKKVMDGKGNLKVNINDPFWMNRFRGRAMVQDIDFRVNSRWESRRIMLTFTYRFGNQNVKGARNRSSATSAEQGRMKGGN from the coding sequence ATGAATACGACCTTCTTTTCCATCATCCTGTTGCTGACAACGCTGGTAACGGCCGTTGCTCAGCCAATAGACCGCGGTACCGTCCGCGGGCAAGTAGGAGCCGAAACGGGTAAACCATTGGAATTCACCACGATGATGCTGGTGAAAGCAGCCGACTCCACGCTGGTGAAAGGCGCCATCAGCGACGACGCTGGTAAATACATCTTCGAAAACGTAGGCGCCGGAAACTACCGGGTAATCGCCCAGCAGATGGGTTTCCGCAAAACATATAGTAATTCTTTTGTCATCAGCGAAGTGCAGCCAGCGGTAGAAGTACCAAAACTGGTGATGATCGATGAATCGAAAAGTCTGGCTGAGGTAAACGTCGTTGCTAAAAAGCCATTCATTGAGCAGCAGGTGGATCGTACAGTTGTCAATGTGGAGAACAGTATTGTTTCGAGCGGTAATACCGCCCTGGAAGTGCTGGAAAAAGCGCCTGGCATAACTATTGATCGCCAGAATGATCAGATTCAGCTGAAAGGAAAATCGGGCGTGGTTGTGTATATCGATGGTAAACAGACGTATCTGTCGCAGCAGGAAATTTCTAACCTGCTCAAGAACACACCCAACGATAACATTGCGTCGATCGAGATCATCTCAAACCCTGGCTCCAAATACGATGCGGCCGGTAATTCGGGGATCATCAATATCAAGATGAAGAAGAATAAGAATTTCGGCACGAATGGCTCGGTAATTCTGAACACGGGTTACGGCTGGGTGCGCGATCTGAACGGCAACCTGCTGAACCGGCCAAAATACGGTACAACGCTGAACCTGAACCACCGCGAAGGCAAACTCAACGTATTCGGGAACTACAGCTACGCGGATCGATACAGCAACAACAGCAACGAGATTGGCCGCTCGATTCCCTACAACGGTAAAACGACCTACTTCGATCAGCGGTCATTCCGCCCCAGCGAATTTGTTGGTCATTCCTACAAAGCAGGTCTCGATTACTTCGTCAGCAAGAAAAGTACGGTAGGCGTATTGGTCAATGGCTTCCGGAACGACTGGCGATCAGCGGGCGTCAACGAGACGTTTATCCGCAACGATGCTTATCAACTGACTAGCAGACCCGTTACAAAAACGGATGCTCAGGAACTGCTGTCGAACGTAACCTCAAACCTGAACTACAAGTATGAGTTCGACGGAAAAGGACGGGAATGGACGGTCGATGCCGATTATGTACACTACAACGGCCGTAACAGCAACAATTTGAACACAATCTACTACACCCCCGACAACGGTGTAACCCGTCCCAACCAGGATGTCCGTAACAGCATGCCATCGACGATCAGTATCATGGCGTTCAAAACGGATTATGTGCACCCGACTAAAAATGGTAAGTGGGAGGCCGGTCTGAAAAGTAGCTTCGTCAACGCCGACAACAACACGATTTACGATACACTGCGGCAGGAGGGAAGCCAATGGGTATTCGATGCCAGCCGGAGCAACCACTTCAAATACGACGAGAACATCAACGCGGGTTATGTAAACTACGCCGGTAAGCTAGGGAGTAAAACAAAGGTACAGGCGGGATTGCGGGCTGAACACACGCATTCAATTGGTCACTCAATCACCCTGGATCAACGTGTGGAGCGGGAATACCTGAATTTCTTTCCAACGCTGTTCCTGTCGCGGCAACTGGATAGCAATAACGTACTGAACCTGTCGTACAGCCGCCGGATTCAGCGACCAGACTATCAGAATCTGAACCCATTTGTATTCTACTTGGATCCGTACACGTATCAGCAGGGGAACCCGTTCCTGCGGCCGCAGTACACGAATTCAGTTGAACTATCGTACACGCATAAAAACGCAATCATCACTACACTGGGTGTCAGCCGAACCACTGATTTCATTAACGACGAAACGCCACGACAAATCCCGGAGAAGAACATTACCTACGTAACGCCCGAAAACCAGGGTATGCAGGATAACATTAATCTGGGGGTTAGCTTCCCGCTGCCCGTCACGAAGTGGTGGCAGATGCAGACGAACATCAGTACGTACTACAGCCACTATCAGACATTCTATTCGGGTACTCCCTACGAAGTGAAACTGGTAGCGTATAACCTGTATTCGTCGAATAATTTTACACTGAGCAAAACGCTCTCGGCCGAGCTCTCGGCCTGGTACAACTCGGCGTCGCAGTATGGCTTCTACCGGGCCCGTCCGCAGGGGGCATTCAGCCTTGGTGTGCAGAAGAAAGTAATGGACGGCAAAGGCAATCTGAAAGTAAACATCAACGACCCGTTCTGGATGAACAGATTCAGAGGCCGGGCTATGGTACAGGATATTGATTTCCGGGTGAATTCCCGCTGGGAGAGCCGCCGAATCATGCTGACGTTTACTTACCGTTTCGGTAACCAGAACGTAAAAGGTGCCCGCAATCGCAGCTCTGCAACCTCGGCCGAACAGGGCCGGATGAAAGGAGGAAACTAA
- the pth gene encoding aminoacyl-tRNA hydrolase: protein MNKFLIVGLGNIGPEYALTRHNAGFMVLDRLAAQHGFTFSLTRLAYTAKWQYKGKQFFFVKPTTYMNLSGKAVLYYMKQENIPVENILVLTDDKDLPFGKLRMKPKGSPGGHNGLRNIDELLNTQAYTRLRIGIGNDFAKGKQVDFVLGQFSEDEMIQLPDYLDRLGEVVLAFCTMGIQFAMNNYNQ from the coding sequence ATGAACAAATTTTTGATTGTTGGACTGGGTAACATCGGTCCCGAATACGCACTCACGCGCCACAACGCGGGCTTTATGGTTCTTGACCGGCTGGCGGCCCAGCACGGCTTCACGTTTTCGCTAACCCGGCTGGCCTACACGGCCAAATGGCAGTACAAGGGTAAACAGTTTTTTTTCGTGAAACCTACTACGTATATGAACCTCAGCGGCAAGGCGGTGCTCTATTATATGAAGCAGGAAAACATTCCGGTTGAGAACATTCTGGTCCTCACCGACGATAAAGATCTGCCTTTTGGCAAACTGCGGATGAAACCCAAAGGGTCGCCGGGCGGGCACAACGGCCTGCGAAACATCGACGAGCTCCTTAACACTCAGGCTTATACCCGGCTACGGATTGGGATTGGCAACGATTTCGCCAAGGGGAAGCAGGTTGACTTCGTTCTCGGGCAGTTTTCGGAGGATGAAATGATTCAATTACCGGACTATCTGGACCGGCTTGGTGAGGTTGTGCTGGCTTTTTGCACTATGGGAATACAATTTGCCATGAACAATTACAACCAATGA
- the pyrR gene encoding bifunctional pyr operon transcriptional regulator/uracil phosphoribosyltransferase PyrR yields MNQQRLILSSPLLEIVISRLAQQLIENYQDFADTVILGMQPRGVFFAARIANELDRILGFQVPFGQLDATFYRDDFRRRDTPLRPNTTNVPFVIEDKRVILIDDVLATGRMVRAALDAMTAFGRPRKVELLVLVDRRYNRDLPIKPDYTGRRVNTLESQRVLVEWTEQGADEDRIWLVG; encoded by the coding sequence ATGAATCAACAACGACTGATCCTGTCCAGTCCGCTGCTCGAAATTGTCATTAGCCGCCTGGCGCAGCAACTGATTGAAAATTATCAGGACTTTGCCGACACGGTTATTCTGGGCATGCAGCCGCGCGGTGTATTTTTTGCCGCTCGTATTGCCAATGAGCTGGACCGTATTCTGGGGTTTCAGGTGCCATTTGGCCAGCTTGATGCGACCTTTTACCGCGATGATTTCCGCCGACGTGATACGCCCCTTCGGCCTAATACAACGAACGTACCGTTTGTGATCGAGGATAAACGCGTTATCCTCATCGACGATGTACTGGCTACGGGCCGGATGGTCCGGGCGGCTCTGGATGCCATGACGGCTTTCGGACGCCCCCGCAAAGTCGAACTGCTGGTGCTGGTTGACCGGCGTTATAACCGTGATTTACCCATCAAACCCGACTATACCGGTCGGCGGGTAAATACGCTGGAGTCGCAGCGGGTATTGGTCGAATGGACTGAGCAGGGAGCCGACGAAGACCGTATCTGGCTGGTCGGTTAA
- a CDS encoding DUF5686 and carboxypeptidase-like regulatory domain-containing protein: MKKYLHSFILFTFVLLAGETLAQVGYTLSGQVTDLQTGEPIPFASVALVGRRVGTLSDEKGQFSLVTKTLSDSLAVSSLGYTTMRQKIDPERLNQTFNFRLIPAGTALQEITVRAGENPAFGILRQLRKNRLLNDRGRLAGYECDSYVKTDIALSRMSDKVRANPLFRRISDGMSKQDLPTDDEGNRLVPILASESVSRYYYRANPRRTREEVRKTRIKGIDVVDTEISSQLLGGSTLVNHNFFDSYIPILGKDFASPVGENWKSWYEFFLADTTQVGGRTCYVIEFEPKRPEDLAFTGKAWIDTTSFALCEIEARIGKGANLNYVRNLTIEQELEPTVDSASGSLATTGWLPISVRLTADLTTVGKHAVGVRAQVTLHNSNIMVNRPLPVAFFDQPLEPNDSTNTDNKAYWQTVQRTLAGDDSLSREDLKTRQLIDTLRQVPAIKAVEAIGQVAITGFYKAGPVDIGPYPYLFAYNTVEGLRTRIGFRTNEDFSRNWILRGYLAYGTLDKRYKYGGEIDYILSRRYWSMVGVRMSYDLERLGLTPELIGGNRLFYALSRFGKYRGAYASHQKELFFRIEPVKGVVITTTMGSRTFDPIFPFHFRTQPELDDQSPLRSDITDAYWAVEARFARKEKYIIDGNERITLGTKRAPILTIRYTHGTQALGSDYTYGRITMRAQQTLRLGVLGRMSYLLSAGYTPSQLPMPLLFPHIGNPTPLLTINTFNRMQFYEFVSDRFVAIHMQHKFEGLFFNRIPLIRKLNWRLVANADALWGNLSKNNRSFETGKPLASGFKPTHFGALNGARPYLELGYGIDNIFKLFRIQAIHRLTYLEPNRNGVPVDKFVIKGSANFSF, from the coding sequence ATGAAGAAATATCTACACTCGTTTATCCTTTTTACGTTTGTTCTTCTCGCTGGTGAAACGCTGGCGCAGGTTGGCTATACCCTATCTGGCCAGGTTACCGACTTACAAACAGGCGAACCCATTCCGTTTGCCAGCGTAGCGCTGGTAGGTCGGCGGGTAGGAACATTGAGCGACGAAAAAGGACAGTTTTCGCTCGTTACCAAAACGTTGTCCGACTCACTAGCCGTCAGCTCGTTGGGTTACACAACGATGCGCCAGAAAATTGATCCAGAGCGCCTAAATCAAACCTTCAATTTCCGGCTCATACCAGCGGGCACGGCACTGCAGGAAATTACCGTTCGGGCGGGCGAAAATCCGGCTTTTGGTATTCTGCGGCAGCTCCGTAAAAATCGCCTGCTCAACGACCGCGGTCGTCTGGCCGGTTATGAGTGCGACAGCTACGTAAAAACCGATATTGCGCTGAGCCGGATGTCGGATAAAGTACGCGCCAATCCATTGTTTCGCCGGATCAGCGATGGCATGAGCAAGCAGGATCTGCCAACGGACGATGAGGGAAACCGACTGGTGCCCATCCTGGCGTCGGAGTCAGTGTCGCGTTATTACTACCGGGCTAATCCCAGACGGACGCGGGAGGAGGTGCGGAAAACCCGGATCAAAGGCATTGATGTCGTTGATACCGAAATCAGCTCGCAACTGCTGGGCGGCTCAACCCTGGTTAATCATAATTTCTTCGATAGCTACATTCCTATTCTAGGCAAAGACTTTGCGTCGCCCGTTGGCGAAAACTGGAAAAGCTGGTACGAGTTTTTCCTGGCCGACACCACGCAGGTGGGCGGGCGGACCTGTTACGTAATCGAGTTCGAGCCCAAGCGCCCCGAAGATCTGGCGTTCACAGGAAAAGCCTGGATCGATACAACCTCGTTTGCACTCTGCGAAATTGAAGCCCGTATCGGCAAGGGGGCTAATCTAAACTACGTCCGCAACCTGACCATCGAGCAGGAGTTAGAACCTACTGTCGATTCGGCGTCGGGATCGCTGGCTACGACGGGCTGGCTGCCGATCAGCGTTCGCCTGACCGCCGATCTGACAACCGTCGGCAAACATGCCGTGGGCGTTCGGGCGCAGGTAACCCTGCACAACAGCAATATCATGGTAAATCGACCGCTGCCGGTTGCCTTTTTCGATCAACCGCTGGAACCAAACGATTCGACCAATACAGATAACAAAGCGTACTGGCAGACCGTGCAGCGAACGCTGGCGGGCGACGATTCGCTGAGCCGGGAAGATCTCAAAACCCGTCAGCTCATTGATACGTTGCGGCAGGTGCCGGCCATCAAAGCGGTAGAGGCTATTGGTCAGGTCGCCATTACGGGTTTCTACAAAGCGGGGCCGGTGGATATTGGGCCGTATCCTTATCTGTTTGCGTATAATACCGTCGAAGGGCTACGAACTCGCATTGGTTTCCGCACAAACGAGGACTTCAGCCGAAACTGGATTCTGCGTGGATACCTGGCGTACGGTACGCTGGACAAGCGTTATAAATACGGTGGTGAAATTGACTACATCCTCTCGCGCCGGTACTGGTCGATGGTAGGGGTGCGAATGTCGTACGACCTGGAGCGACTGGGGCTAACACCCGAGTTGATCGGTGGCAATCGGCTTTTCTACGCGCTGAGCCGGTTTGGTAAGTACCGGGGAGCGTATGCCAGTCACCAGAAAGAACTATTTTTTCGTATCGAACCCGTTAAAGGTGTGGTCATCACAACAACGATGGGCAGTCGGACCTTCGATCCGATTTTCCCGTTCCATTTTCGGACGCAGCCCGAACTGGATGACCAATCTCCCTTACGGTCTGACATTACTGATGCCTACTGGGCCGTCGAAGCCCGGTTTGCGCGGAAAGAGAAATACATTATCGATGGTAATGAGCGTATTACGCTGGGCACCAAACGCGCGCCCATTTTAACGATCCGGTACACGCACGGTACACAGGCGCTGGGCAGTGATTATACGTACGGACGCATTACCATGCGGGCACAGCAGACGTTGCGGCTGGGTGTACTGGGGCGCATGTCGTACCTGCTGTCGGCGGGGTACACACCTTCTCAGTTACCGATGCCCCTGCTCTTTCCGCACATCGGGAATCCAACCCCGCTGCTGACAATTAATACATTCAACCGGATGCAGTTCTACGAGTTTGTGAGCGATCGGTTTGTGGCCATTCATATGCAGCACAAGTTTGAAGGACTCTTCTTTAACCGGATTCCCTTGATTCGCAAGCTGAACTGGCGGCTGGTTGCTAATGCCGATGCGCTCTGGGGTAACCTGTCAAAAAACAACCGGTCGTTCGAAACGGGTAAACCACTGGCGAGCGGATTCAAACCTACGCACTTTGGCGCGCTCAACGGCGCTAGGCCGTATCTGGAACTAGGCTACGGTATCGATAATATTTTCAAACTCTTCCGGATTCAGGCCATTCACCGACTGACGTATCTGGAGCCGAACCGGAATGGAGTTCCAGTCGACAAGTTTGTCATTAAAGGCTCAGCGAACTTTAGTTTTTAG
- the fdhD gene encoding formate dehydrogenase accessory sulfurtransferase FdhD yields the protein MATSLVAPVTVRKFSGETSAESPDLLAVEEPLEIRLGFGPADDRQQRSVSVTMRTPGHDQELAMGFLFTEGIIQHPADIVSCRHCVQEADKDGNVIRVELHPDVRVDWARLERNTFTSSSCGLCGKATIEAVQALAPGPVTSDFALSVNILHSLPERVRDTQRAFAYTGGIHAAALFDATGKLLLVREDIGRHNALDKVIGAAFWNGWLPLSQHGIFLSGRIGVELVQKSWLAGVPLLAAVGAPSSLAVQMAQEAGMTLAGFVRNDRFNLYSEFFRVQSTQAVTA from the coding sequence ATGGCTACGTCGCTCGTTGCTCCTGTTACGGTTCGAAAATTTTCCGGTGAGACATCTGCCGAATCACCGGACCTACTGGCGGTTGAAGAACCGCTGGAAATACGGCTGGGCTTTGGCCCGGCTGACGATCGTCAGCAACGCTCAGTATCGGTCACTATGCGAACGCCCGGCCACGACCAGGAACTGGCGATGGGGTTTTTGTTCACTGAAGGCATCATCCAGCACCCGGCTGATATTGTGTCCTGTCGCCACTGCGTACAGGAAGCAGATAAGGACGGTAATGTGATCCGCGTTGAACTGCACCCCGATGTGCGGGTCGACTGGGCGCGGTTGGAGCGAAACACGTTTACCTCATCCAGTTGCGGCTTGTGCGGCAAGGCCACGATCGAGGCCGTTCAGGCATTGGCCCCCGGCCCCGTTACGTCTGATTTTGCGCTGAGTGTGAACATACTGCACAGTCTGCCCGAGCGGGTACGCGACACACAGCGGGCTTTTGCGTATACGGGTGGCATTCACGCGGCCGCCCTGTTCGACGCTACGGGAAAACTGCTGCTCGTTCGGGAGGATATTGGCCGGCACAACGCGCTTGACAAAGTGATTGGAGCCGCTTTCTGGAACGGCTGGCTGCCCCTGAGTCAGCATGGTATTTTCCTGAGTGGCCGGATCGGGGTTGAACTGGTCCAGAAAAGCTGGCTGGCGGGTGTTCCGTTGCTGGCAGCTGTAGGTGCGCCATCTAGCCTGGCGGTCCAGATGGCGCAGGAAGCAGGCATGACGCTGGCTGGTTTTGTCCGAAATGATCGTTTCAATCTTTACAGCGAATTTTTCCGTGTTCAATCGACACAGGCCGTTACTGCTTAA
- a CDS encoding diacylglycerol/lipid kinase family protein, protein MTFLFAINPASGGKTKDDWITGIKNYFASLPHQVELFELDGQTDADQLPKKINEIKPDRVVAVGGDGTIKSVGEAILNTDLPLGILPAGSANGMARELGIPADLATSLDVLVNGDLKPIDLIEVNDGDYCLHLSDIGMNAQLVKNYQQNNLRGMSGYLRGVVKVLRKHRMLRVEINLGDECIQRAAFMIVLANARMYGTGAVINPDGDMSDGQFEVVVFRRLTIWEILKMFWHFKPFDPKKIEIFPATSISIGTHRKAYFQVDGEYRGQLTELKARIRPSALTVLVPKPATA, encoded by the coding sequence TTGACCTTTTTATTCGCAATTAATCCCGCGTCCGGGGGCAAGACCAAAGACGACTGGATAACCGGGATCAAAAACTACTTTGCCAGCCTCCCCCACCAAGTTGAACTATTTGAGCTGGACGGTCAGACCGACGCTGACCAACTACCAAAAAAGATAAACGAAATTAAACCCGACCGGGTAGTCGCCGTGGGGGGCGATGGCACTATTAAATCGGTGGGCGAAGCGATTCTCAACACGGATCTGCCGCTGGGGATATTACCCGCGGGTTCGGCCAATGGCATGGCGCGGGAGTTGGGGATTCCAGCTGATCTGGCCACCAGCCTGGACGTATTGGTCAACGGCGACTTGAAGCCGATTGATCTGATTGAAGTCAACGACGGTGACTACTGCCTGCATCTGAGCGACATTGGGATGAATGCCCAGTTAGTCAAAAACTACCAGCAGAACAACCTGCGGGGCATGTCGGGTTACCTGCGCGGGGTGGTCAAAGTGTTGCGCAAACACCGGATGTTACGGGTCGAGATTAACCTAGGCGACGAATGTATTCAGCGGGCGGCTTTTATGATCGTGCTGGCCAACGCCCGCATGTACGGTACCGGAGCGGTAATTAATCCGGACGGTGATATGTCGGACGGGCAGTTTGAAGTAGTGGTGTTCCGGCGGTTGACGATTTGGGAGATCCTTAAAATGTTCTGGCATTTCAAACCCTTCGACCCCAAGAAAATCGAGATTTTCCCCGCTACATCAATTAGCATCGGTACGCACCGTAAAGCCTATTTTCAGGTAGACGGCGAATATCGGGGGCAGTTGACCGAGCTAAAAGCCCGGATTCGGCCCAGCGCCCTGACGGTCCTGGTTCCTAAGCCTGCTACAGCTTAA
- a CDS encoding App1 family protein — MDTAPPKYAKKQTLSLKGKLIHYVMTWLRLTNRPTIKLYRGFGNANKLVVFGHVLRRSALPRKRYRDNGLVNVLAVIRLFLVKPQPHASVRIRCVGHVVETQAEADGFFRIEIKLDEPLPPGEYPVRAEFLSQTLTPETILGTGSGQVYIPSPTTYGCISDIDDTFLISHSSTITKRLLVLLTENAHSREPFEGVVAHYQLLAEANSGPHQRNPFFYVSSSEWNLYDYILEFSEKNGLPEGIYLLNQIKRLSQVLQTGKSKHLTKFDRIADILEAYPDMQFILLGDDSQQDPTIYETVVRHYPKQIRCVYIRQINKANHSATEELVNKIQQAGVTCCYFEKSSTAREHSLQAGLVAS; from the coding sequence ATGGATACGGCACCACCTAAATACGCTAAAAAACAAACACTGAGTCTGAAAGGTAAGCTGATACACTACGTCATGACGTGGCTGAGGCTTACCAATCGGCCCACTATTAAATTATACCGCGGTTTCGGCAATGCCAACAAGCTGGTTGTTTTCGGGCATGTGCTGCGCCGGAGCGCTCTGCCGCGTAAACGCTACCGCGACAACGGTCTGGTAAACGTACTGGCTGTGATCCGATTATTTCTGGTTAAGCCACAGCCTCATGCGTCCGTTCGGATTCGTTGCGTTGGACACGTAGTGGAAACGCAGGCCGAAGCGGATGGTTTTTTTCGGATTGAAATTAAACTTGATGAACCACTGCCGCCGGGAGAGTATCCGGTTCGGGCCGAGTTTTTAAGCCAGACCCTGACCCCCGAAACGATCCTGGGAACGGGGAGCGGGCAGGTGTATATTCCGTCGCCGACAACCTACGGCTGTATCTCAGATATTGATGATACGTTTCTGATTTCCCACTCGTCCACCATTACGAAACGGCTGCTCGTATTGCTGACAGAAAATGCCCATAGCCGGGAGCCGTTTGAGGGCGTCGTCGCACATTATCAACTGCTGGCCGAAGCCAACAGCGGCCCCCACCAGCGAAATCCATTTTTCTACGTATCGAGCAGTGAATGGAATCTGTACGACTACATCCTGGAGTTCTCGGAGAAAAACGGCCTGCCGGAGGGAATTTATCTGCTGAATCAGATCAAACGGCTCTCGCAGGTGCTACAGACGGGGAAAAGCAAACACCTGACCAAGTTTGACCGCATCGCCGATATTCTGGAAGCGTATCCCGACATGCAGTTTATTCTGCTCGGTGACGACTCTCAACAGGACCCGACTATCTACGAAACAGTGGTGCGGCATTACCCAAAGCAGATCCGCTGCGTGTATATTCGGCAGATCAATAAAGCCAATCATTCGGCTACCGAGGAACTCGTGAATAAAATTCAACAGGCGGGTGTAACTTGTTGTTACTTTGAAAAGAGCAGCACCGCCCGCGAACATTCTCTGCAGGCAGGCCTGGTTGCCTCTTGA